One genomic segment of Streptomyces sp. NBC_00239 includes these proteins:
- a CDS encoding phosphatase PAP2 family protein produces the protein MFSRTNGTVRLAAWRRPRTVLWAAAGAVALGFFIALEIATRHYGDVPGPLTDLAGELVLAPQPGPLYCGLAVMTVVLTWRERAVAIGTAIGIDLVFILARWAVDAETPADHFFGNGALWVMLGCAYIAVTRRTGRERALLLKGVALGLLLVVGRKTSYAWLLITSKTRPTVLDQYVATADHALGNPSWVAGRVLDASGPVVTHLLDFVYAQLAAAAIVFALYQLRHVAAERRFPRHHLVRTFLVIGLLGPGIYMIFPVVGPIFAYGPGTSGTGGVEFAAANLWPHTPPPLDAPHPMPYDAFTPRNCMPSLHTAWATAIFIHSRKGPRVLRYAGTFWLIATLSATLGFGYHYGADLVAGVVFTLTIEAALRAYDRGWDRSATRLVSYGAAVFVALVTSYRYLPVQMAAHPWFFGPLLVLAMASVIYGYVRTTGRWDRKSDGPPPAHLPQQRRESQPERV, from the coding sequence GTGTTCTCGCGAACAAACGGCACGGTCCGCCTCGCCGCGTGGCGCCGGCCGCGCACGGTCCTGTGGGCCGCGGCCGGTGCGGTGGCCCTCGGGTTCTTCATCGCGCTGGAGATCGCCACGCGCCACTACGGCGACGTGCCGGGGCCGCTCACCGACCTGGCGGGAGAGCTCGTCCTCGCCCCCCAGCCGGGTCCGCTGTACTGCGGCCTGGCGGTGATGACGGTGGTGCTCACCTGGCGGGAACGGGCCGTCGCGATCGGCACCGCGATCGGCATCGACCTCGTCTTCATCCTGGCGCGGTGGGCGGTCGACGCCGAGACTCCCGCCGACCACTTCTTCGGCAACGGCGCCCTGTGGGTGATGCTGGGCTGCGCCTACATCGCCGTCACGCGCCGCACCGGCCGGGAGCGCGCCCTGCTGCTGAAGGGCGTCGCGCTGGGCCTGCTGCTGGTGGTCGGCCGCAAGACCAGCTACGCCTGGCTGCTCATCACGTCGAAGACCCGCCCGACGGTGCTCGACCAGTACGTGGCGACCGCCGATCACGCGCTGGGGAACCCGTCGTGGGTGGCGGGCCGCGTCCTCGACGCCTCCGGCCCGGTCGTCACCCATCTCCTCGACTTCGTGTACGCGCAGCTCGCGGCGGCCGCGATCGTCTTCGCGCTGTACCAGCTGCGCCACGTCGCGGCCGAGCGCCGCTTCCCCCGTCACCACCTGGTGCGCACGTTCCTGGTGATCGGCCTCCTCGGACCGGGCATCTACATGATCTTCCCGGTGGTCGGGCCGATCTTCGCGTACGGGCCGGGCACCTCCGGCACCGGCGGCGTGGAATTCGCGGCGGCCAACCTCTGGCCGCACACGCCGCCGCCGCTCGACGCCCCGCACCCGATGCCGTACGACGCGTTCACCCCGCGCAACTGCATGCCCAGCCTGCACACCGCGTGGGCCACCGCGATCTTCATCCACTCCCGCAAGGGCCCCCGCGTCCTGCGCTACGCGGGAACGTTCTGGCTGATCGCCACGCTCAGCGCGACGCTGGGCTTCGGCTACCACTACGGCGCGGATCTCGTCGCGGGCGTGGTGTTCACGCTCACGATCGAGGCGGCACTGCGCGCGTACGACCGCGGCTGGGACCGTTCGGCGACCCGGCTCGTCTCCTACGGCGCCGCGGTCTTCGTCGCGCTCGTGACCTCGTACCGCTACCTGCCGGTGCAGATGGCGGCGCACCCGTGGTTCTTCGGACCGCTCCTCGTCCTCGCGATGGCCTCGGTGATCTACGGCTACGTACGGACCACCGGGCGCTGGGACCGGAAATCCGACGGACCGCCTCCCGCTCACCTGCCGCAGCAGCGCCGCGAATCCCAGCCCGAACGCGTCTGA
- a CDS encoding helix-turn-helix domain-containing protein, translated as MDEPRDPRLPDIPLHRLQVPLPHLLPFAIGTFDTIGALSRAAFPHRHTFYEIVYVTGGRGAHVLDLVHKPLDPPQLCVITPGQVHHWADADGLTGHVVLFNEDFLPDHPQDTAALRTLATRPGHTPGDEAGPIAALLADMGREYRDLPAGYRDVLRASLHILILRALRACAPGGAVPARDRAAELAAAFTRLLGMPGAGRRPVTSYARELGVSPGHLQTLVRQATGRTPAGLRRQQQTLEAKRLLSGTRLTVRQVAAEVGFADPAYFCRFFRRETGMTPGAFREAAGGKHHDPRIGSIAAAPDGP; from the coding sequence ATGGACGAGCCACGCGACCCCCGCCTCCCCGACATCCCGCTGCACCGCTTGCAGGTCCCCCTCCCGCACCTGCTGCCCTTCGCCATCGGAACCTTCGACACCATCGGCGCGCTCTCCCGCGCCGCCTTCCCGCACCGCCACACCTTCTACGAGATCGTCTACGTCACCGGCGGCCGCGGCGCCCACGTCCTGGACCTGGTCCACAAGCCCCTGGATCCACCGCAGTTGTGCGTCATCACCCCCGGGCAGGTGCACCACTGGGCGGACGCGGACGGGCTCACCGGCCATGTGGTGCTCTTCAACGAGGACTTCCTGCCCGACCACCCGCAGGACACCGCCGCGCTGCGCACGCTCGCCACCCGCCCCGGCCACACCCCCGGCGACGAAGCCGGACCGATCGCCGCCCTCCTCGCCGACATGGGGCGCGAATACCGGGACCTGCCGGCCGGGTACCGGGACGTGCTGCGCGCCAGCCTGCACATCCTGATCCTCCGGGCGCTGCGGGCCTGCGCACCGGGCGGCGCGGTCCCGGCCCGCGACCGGGCCGCCGAACTCGCCGCCGCCTTCACCCGGCTGCTCGGCATGCCCGGCGCCGGCCGGCGACCGGTCACCTCGTACGCACGCGAACTCGGCGTCTCCCCTGGCCACTTGCAGACGCTCGTACGGCAGGCCACCGGCCGCACCCCCGCCGGGCTCAGGCGCCAGCAGCAGACCCTGGAGGCCAAACGCCTGCTCTCCGGAACCCGGCTGACGGTGCGCCAGGTCGCCGCCGAGGTCGGCTTCGCGGACCCCGCGTACTTCTGCCGGTTCTTCCGGAGGGAGACCGGCATGACCCCGGGGGCGTTCCGCGAGGCCGCCGGCGGAAAACACCACGATCCCCGGATCGGGTCCATCGCGGCCGCCCCGGACGGCCCGTAG
- a CDS encoding carbohydrate-binding protein yields the protein MPATEDPTGAPATAHDGRISRKTVLRAAAALGAAPLLLGGGVALARDRAAAGEAPDLTPDCHDGDAPTVEQTEGPYFKPDSPLRTSLITSSTPGTRLTVTGYVFGRGCLPIPGVLLDFWQADHNGAYDNAGYRFRGHQFSTAQGAFTLTTVVPGLYPGRTRHLHVKLQAPGRRVVTTQLYFPGEPRNSTDSIFDARLLMNVRQAGPAREGTYDFVLDVPQTPTTPPTTPPPTTPPTGTWAAGTAYRAGDGVTHGGSPYRCLQAHTAITGWEPPNVPALWQRI from the coding sequence ATGCCCGCGACAGAAGACCCCACCGGAGCGCCTGCCACCGCCCACGACGGCCGGATCAGCCGCAAGACCGTGCTGCGCGCGGCCGCCGCGCTCGGCGCCGCCCCGCTGCTGCTCGGCGGCGGCGTGGCCCTGGCCCGCGACCGCGCCGCGGCGGGCGAGGCCCCGGACCTCACCCCCGACTGCCACGACGGTGACGCGCCGACCGTGGAGCAGACCGAGGGCCCCTACTTCAAGCCCGACTCCCCGCTGCGCACCTCGCTGATCACGAGCAGCACCCCGGGCACCCGGCTCACCGTCACCGGATACGTCTTCGGCCGGGGCTGCCTGCCGATCCCCGGCGTCCTCCTCGACTTCTGGCAGGCCGACCACAACGGGGCCTACGACAACGCCGGATACCGCTTCCGCGGGCACCAGTTCAGCACCGCGCAGGGCGCCTTCACCCTGACCACCGTCGTCCCCGGCCTCTACCCGGGCCGCACCCGGCACCTCCACGTGAAGCTTCAGGCCCCCGGGCGCCGGGTGGTCACCACCCAGCTGTACTTCCCCGGTGAGCCGCGCAACAGCACCGACAGCATCTTCGACGCCCGTCTCCTGATGAACGTCCGCCAGGCCGGCCCCGCGCGCGAGGGCACGTACGACTTCGTGCTCGACGTCCCCCAGACGCCGACGACCCCGCCGACCACGCCGCCGCCCACCACCCCGCCCACCGGCACCTGGGCCGCCGGGACGGCCTACCGCGCCGGTGACGGCGTCACCCACGGCGGTTCCCCGTACCGCTGCCTCCAGGCCCACACCGCCATCACCGGCTGGGAGCCGCCGAACGTCCCGGCCCTGTGGCAGCGCATCTGA
- a CDS encoding helix-turn-helix domain-containing protein: MDAETHPARLPGGAGSADEALETLKRLLRRLRVEQGLSMGGLALRAGLGRTTTSQALNGATVPSESTLVSLARALRTPADPLLDLRTLACPGGGAPAATDSEGMTGPREQDTGRTPTGLADRETRFTYEYLARRPTSLLRVLHGKLRDAPLVGLRIRMVDVYRSARFNAPDLPARMVQYADECLAFGEQIRSRRDGVEALFLLTYLTVVSEVRSASDAAYASVYHEILGSAMVFLDHGDLDSLVFLEMQGLVERWTRDGGPPWPHYPAFDGELGPEPFPPYE; the protein is encoded by the coding sequence ATGGACGCAGAGACTCACCCGGCCCGGCTCCCCGGCGGGGCCGGGTCGGCCGACGAAGCCCTGGAGACGCTGAAGCGCCTGCTGCGGCGCCTTCGCGTGGAGCAGGGCCTCAGCATGGGCGGGCTCGCTCTGCGCGCCGGGCTCGGACGGACCACGACGAGCCAGGCGCTCAACGGGGCGACCGTACCGAGCGAATCCACGCTCGTCTCCTTGGCGAGAGCCCTGCGGACGCCGGCCGACCCCCTCCTCGACCTCCGCACCCTCGCCTGCCCGGGCGGCGGCGCACCGGCCGCGACGGACTCCGAGGGCATGACCGGGCCTCGGGAACAGGACACGGGCAGGACGCCGACGGGGCTTGCGGACCGGGAAACCCGGTTCACCTACGAGTACCTGGCCCGGCGGCCCACCAGCCTGCTCCGCGTCCTCCACGGCAAGCTGCGGGACGCCCCGCTCGTCGGGCTGCGGATCCGCATGGTGGACGTCTACCGCTCCGCCCGGTTCAACGCCCCCGATCTCCCCGCCCGGATGGTGCAGTACGCGGACGAATGCCTCGCGTTCGGGGAGCAGATCAGGAGCCGGCGCGACGGGGTGGAAGCGCTTTTCCTCCTGACGTACCTCACCGTCGTGAGCGAGGTGCGGTCCGCGTCCGACGCGGCGTACGCGAGCGTCTACCACGAAATCCTCGGCAGCGCCATGGTCTTCCTGGACCACGGCGACCTCGACTCGCTCGTGTTCCTCGAAATGCAGGGGCTCGTCGAGCGGTGGACGCGCGACGGCGGCCCGCCCTGGCCGCACTATCCGGCGTTCGACGGCGAGCTGGGTCCGGAGCCCTTCCCGCCGTACGAATGA
- a CDS encoding MurR/RpiR family transcriptional regulator, whose product MSSGQQARAQAAAITPSGQSPDHERAPGDRVRALFEGHRLSPGQRRIAQYLIDHPTEAAFHSITELAERVGVSQPSVTRFAVSLGFSGYPALRDALQPIAVSGGATAPAGREQRHNELQAAVDAEIENLQNIRRLFADTDQVLDLGRELAGSVPLTVLGLRISVSLAEYFAYAARRIHPDVRLVTRGGSVAYDALLQSRAAGGTWVLAYAMPRHAKETLGALRAARSAGLRTALITDAALGPLVEEVDVALTASTGSRLVFDSYAAPGMLSAALLQAMADADPERTQERLEGYEQAADQHGFFL is encoded by the coding sequence TTGTCATCTGGGCAGCAGGCACGCGCTCAGGCGGCCGCGATCACGCCGAGCGGGCAGTCGCCGGACCATGAGCGCGCGCCCGGCGACCGGGTCCGCGCGCTGTTCGAGGGCCACCGCCTCTCCCCCGGACAGCGGCGCATCGCCCAGTACCTGATCGACCACCCCACCGAGGCCGCCTTCCACTCGATCACCGAGCTCGCGGAGCGGGTCGGCGTGAGTCAGCCGTCCGTGACCCGGTTCGCCGTTTCACTCGGCTTCAGCGGCTACCCCGCACTGCGGGACGCACTGCAGCCGATCGCCGTGAGCGGGGGCGCCACCGCCCCGGCAGGCCGCGAGCAGCGGCACAACGAGCTCCAGGCGGCCGTGGACGCCGAGATCGAGAACCTCCAGAACATCCGCCGGCTGTTCGCCGACACCGACCAGGTGCTCGACCTCGGCAGGGAGCTGGCCGGCTCGGTGCCGCTGACGGTGCTCGGCCTGCGGATCTCGGTGTCGCTCGCGGAGTACTTCGCGTACGCGGCCCGGCGCATCCATCCCGACGTGCGGCTGGTGACCCGCGGCGGCAGCGTCGCCTACGACGCGCTGCTCCAGTCCCGGGCGGCGGGCGGCACCTGGGTGCTGGCGTACGCGATGCCCCGGCACGCCAAGGAGACGCTGGGCGCGCTGCGGGCCGCCCGCAGCGCGGGACTGCGCACCGCGCTGATCACCGATGCCGCCCTGGGGCCGCTCGTGGAGGAGGTGGACGTGGCGCTGACAGCCAGTACCGGGTCCCGGCTCGTCTTCGACTCGTACGCGGCGCCGGGCATGCTGTCGGCGGCCCTGCTCCAGGCGATGGCCGACGCGGATCCCGAGCGGACGCAGGAGCGGCTCGAAGGCTACGAGCAGGCCGCCGACCAGCACGGTTTCTTCCTCTAG
- a CDS encoding helix-turn-helix domain-containing protein — protein MTVEPEQGTRPWAEFGRRLRYWRRQAGLTQRQLGQRVGYHHSMISRLEAGVREPPAGLVRRLDALLETGGELAALVAAPREVPYGPQHAPHRPGLFAAPPGGGGGGGVVGAGTRAGAGPGARAKVGTESGAGACGGRVALDPLLWPAALPAEGLACPLHGNTGCVVPEQAAVTALLDALTAPDLRLAALAAGEVELLHGLTAALAALIRRALHQDSADGVVTVELLLRAVLRWAGEADSTGRFPYGQLRIAAQYAQVAGRLRMQRGQSSIGMAWLGHGLGWADAVHDASARATLLSDMCTLVRLDEDAASALGYAEAIGAVDPRRRWVATLSHLYQARGHALGQDAAECRRHITLARRGFARLGDRDLLEAPWLAGAEGEMRMESAIGGALRDLAAVTGDRQTARRAIDATARSRARVSPLMRGTHLLLTLRLADSWACAGDPGAAVALAAPVLGEAVRARELMVSSELRGLHGRLFAGWPDVPEVREYHAMLLDSGL, from the coding sequence ATGACCGTCGAACCGGAACAAGGGACGCGGCCCTGGGCGGAGTTCGGGCGGCGGCTGCGGTACTGGCGCCGGCAGGCCGGACTCACCCAGCGGCAGCTCGGCCAGCGCGTCGGCTACCACCACAGCATGATCAGCCGGCTGGAGGCGGGGGTGCGCGAGCCGCCCGCGGGGCTGGTGCGGCGGCTGGACGCGCTGCTGGAGACGGGCGGCGAGCTGGCCGCGCTCGTCGCCGCGCCCCGCGAGGTGCCGTACGGCCCTCAGCACGCCCCCCACCGGCCCGGGCTGTTCGCCGCCCCGCCCGGCGGCGGGGGCGGGGGCGGGGTCGTCGGGGCCGGAACCCGGGCCGGGGCGGGGCCAGGAGCCAGGGCGAAGGTCGGCACCGAGAGCGGAGCCGGGGCCTGCGGCGGCCGGGTCGCGCTGGATCCGCTCCTGTGGCCGGCGGCGCTTCCCGCCGAAGGGCTCGCCTGTCCGCTGCACGGGAACACCGGCTGCGTCGTACCGGAACAGGCCGCCGTGACGGCCCTGTTGGACGCACTCACCGCACCCGACCTCCGGCTCGCGGCGCTGGCCGCCGGGGAGGTGGAGCTGCTGCACGGGCTCACGGCCGCCCTGGCCGCTTTGATCCGGAGGGCGCTGCACCAGGACAGTGCCGACGGCGTGGTCACGGTGGAGCTGCTGCTGCGGGCCGTGCTGCGGTGGGCCGGGGAGGCCGACTCCACCGGCCGGTTCCCGTACGGGCAGTTGCGGATCGCCGCGCAGTACGCGCAGGTCGCCGGGCGGCTGCGGATGCAGCGCGGCCAGAGCAGCATCGGCATGGCCTGGTTGGGCCACGGGCTGGGCTGGGCGGACGCCGTCCACGACGCGTCGGCGCGCGCCACGCTGCTCAGCGACATGTGCACCCTGGTCCGGCTCGACGAGGACGCCGCCTCGGCGCTCGGCTACGCCGAGGCGATCGGAGCGGTGGACCCTCGGCGGCGCTGGGTGGCCACCCTGTCGCACCTGTACCAGGCCCGCGGCCACGCGCTGGGCCAGGACGCCGCCGAGTGCCGCCGGCACATCACGCTCGCGCGGCGCGGCTTCGCCCGCCTCGGCGACCGGGACCTGCTGGAGGCACCCTGGCTGGCCGGGGCCGAGGGCGAGATGCGGATGGAGTCGGCGATCGGCGGGGCCCTGCGCGACCTCGCCGCGGTCACCGGCGACCGGCAGACGGCCCGGCGCGCGATCGACGCCACCGCGCGCTCGCGCGCCCGGGTGTCGCCGCTGATGCGGGGCACGCATCTGCTGCTCACGCTCCGGCTGGCCGACAGCTGGGCCTGCGCGGGCGACCCCGGCGCGGCGGTCGCGCTGGCGGCCCCCGTGCTCGGCGAGGCGGTGCGGGCGCGTGAGCTGATGGTCAGCTCCGAGCTGCGCGGGCTGCACGGCAGGCTGTTCGCGGGCTGGCCGGACGTGCCCGAAGTCCGGGAGTACCACGCGATGTTGCTCGACTCGGGCCTGTGA
- a CDS encoding M20/M25/M40 family metallo-hydrolase: MLRRMVVAGVSLAVTVAGVVVPASLASAAQTAAPAAPAVGKPEPTPAARAVAAADQAARSGADALAKGPDEQYDRRMVTPWVKGLYSVAYERTYKGLPVVGGDAVVLADGAGRVRAAQSATRTRISVSTRAEVTAARAAGTSRAVLARTGTAEKAGSARLVVRVEGARATLAWETVVTGRTSAGAPSRLHVFVDARTGEVVDTYDDVRAGTGHSKWNGPDPLTIDTSRSGSSYVLRDTTRPGLQCSDYNGGVYSKATDDWGNGDPKSRETGCVDAMFAAQKEWDMLRNWLGRNGHNGNGGSWPVRVGLNELNAYWDGSTITIGHNSANEWIAGMDVIGHEFGHGLDSFTPGGANHESGLGEATGDIMGALTEAYTNEPSPYDTPDYTVGEMVNLQGRGPIRNMYNPGALGHPACYSSSIPGTEEHAAAGPLNHWFYLLAEGSNPGGGKPSSATCNGSAVTGVGIQNAGKVFYGAMLLKTSGMTYKRYRTATLTTAKNLDASCGLFHTTKAAWDAISVPAQPGDPTCTGQQNDFSLALSPAAGDVEAGSSVRTTVNTTTVSGGSQQVTLSASGAPAGVSVSFDPATVPSGSSSAMTVSTSAATTAGTYPITVTGTAGTTSHTAQYTLRVGGGTGNPSTPPDVDVAKVQAHLSQLQTIAQQNGGNRRATGAGYRASVAYVKGRLQAAGYTVTEQACTSGCSAGAGNNLIAEWPKGNADSVRMFGAHLDGVSAGPGINDNGSGSAALLEAALALAQTDPAMENRVRFAWWTDEEQGLNGSAFYTRTLPAAERAKIKAYYNFDMVASTNAGYFVNNLNSAASAPMKAYWDSLGLAPQENVEGQGRSDDYSFQQAGIPTSGYATGASAVKSSSEAAKWGGTAGRAYDSCYHSACDTTTNINATALNRSADGIAYTIWKTAVGKEPTPVNDFSISAAPAAGTVDPGSAATVTVSTATLSGAAQTVRLSASGAPAGVTVAFSPSSVLSGQASTATVQVAAGTPGGTYTLTVLGAGEVSHTTTYTLTVTGGGGETSWRLGGTYAVGDVVTYDGVRYRCIQAHTAYPGWEPPNVPALWGRI; this comes from the coding sequence ATGCTCAGAAGAATGGTGGTGGCCGGGGTGTCCCTGGCCGTGACCGTCGCGGGGGTGGTGGTGCCCGCCTCCCTCGCCTCGGCCGCACAGACCGCCGCACCCGCCGCACCCGCCGTGGGCAAGCCGGAACCGACCCCCGCCGCGCGGGCCGTCGCGGCCGCCGACCAGGCCGCGCGCAGCGGCGCCGACGCCCTCGCCAAGGGCCCCGACGAACAGTACGACCGGCGCATGGTCACCCCCTGGGTGAAGGGCCTCTACTCGGTCGCGTACGAGCGCACCTACAAGGGCCTGCCCGTCGTCGGCGGCGACGCGGTCGTCCTCGCCGACGGCGCCGGCCGGGTCCGCGCGGCGCAGTCCGCCACCAGGACCAGGATCTCGGTTTCCACCCGGGCCGAGGTGACGGCGGCGCGGGCCGCGGGGACGAGCCGGGCCGTGCTGGCGAGGACCGGGACGGCCGAGAAGGCCGGCTCCGCGCGCCTGGTGGTCCGCGTCGAGGGCGCTCGCGCCACGCTCGCTTGGGAGACCGTGGTCACCGGCCGGACCTCGGCGGGCGCGCCCAGCAGGCTGCACGTCTTCGTCGACGCCCGCACGGGCGAGGTCGTGGACACGTACGACGACGTGCGCGCGGGTACCGGCCACAGCAAGTGGAACGGCCCCGACCCGCTGACCATCGACACCTCGCGCTCGGGCAGCTCGTACGTCCTGCGGGACACCACCCGCCCCGGGCTGCAGTGTTCGGACTACAACGGCGGCGTGTACAGCAAGGCCACCGACGACTGGGGCAACGGCGACCCCAAGAGCCGCGAGACCGGCTGCGTCGACGCGATGTTCGCGGCGCAGAAGGAATGGGACATGCTGCGGAACTGGCTCGGCCGCAACGGGCACAACGGCAACGGCGGGAGCTGGCCGGTGCGCGTGGGCCTGAACGAGCTCAACGCCTACTGGGACGGCTCCACCATCACCATCGGCCACAACAGCGCCAATGAGTGGATCGCCGGCATGGACGTGATCGGCCACGAGTTCGGCCACGGCCTGGACTCCTTCACCCCCGGCGGCGCCAACCACGAGAGCGGCCTGGGCGAGGCCACCGGCGACATCATGGGAGCCCTCACCGAGGCCTACACCAACGAGCCGTCGCCGTACGACACGCCCGACTACACCGTCGGCGAGATGGTCAACCTGCAGGGCCGCGGCCCCATCCGCAACATGTACAACCCCGGGGCGCTCGGCCACCCGGCCTGCTACTCCTCCTCGATCCCCGGCACCGAGGAGCACGCGGCGGCGGGCCCGCTCAACCACTGGTTCTACCTGCTGGCCGAGGGCTCGAACCCCGGCGGCGGCAAGCCCTCCAGCGCCACCTGCAACGGCTCGGCCGTCACCGGAGTCGGCATACAGAACGCCGGCAAGGTCTTCTACGGCGCCATGCTGCTGAAGACCAGCGGCATGACGTACAAGCGCTACCGCACGGCCACGCTGACCACGGCGAAGAACCTGGACGCGAGCTGCGGCCTGTTCCACACGACCAAGGCGGCCTGGGACGCGATCAGCGTGCCGGCCCAGCCCGGTGATCCGACCTGTACCGGGCAGCAGAACGACTTCTCGCTCGCGCTGAGCCCCGCCGCGGGCGACGTCGAGGCCGGCTCCTCGGTGCGCACCACCGTCAACACCACGACCGTCAGCGGCGGTTCGCAGCAGGTCACGCTGTCCGCGTCGGGCGCGCCCGCCGGCGTGAGCGTCTCCTTCGACCCGGCGACGGTCCCCTCCGGCAGCAGCTCCGCCATGACGGTCTCCACCTCCGCCGCCACGACCGCCGGAACCTACCCGATCACCGTGACGGGCACCGCGGGCACCACCAGCCACACGGCCCAGTACACGCTGCGGGTCGGCGGGGGCACCGGCAACCCGTCCACCCCGCCGGACGTCGACGTGGCCAAGGTGCAGGCGCACCTGTCCCAGCTCCAGACCATCGCCCAGCAGAACGGCGGCAACCGCCGTGCCACCGGCGCCGGGTACCGGGCGTCCGTGGCCTATGTGAAGGGCAGGCTCCAGGCCGCCGGCTACACGGTCACCGAGCAGGCCTGCACCTCGGGCTGCTCGGCGGGGGCGGGCAACAACCTGATCGCGGAGTGGCCGAAGGGCAACGCCGACAGCGTCCGCATGTTCGGCGCCCACCTCGACGGCGTGTCCGCGGGCCCCGGCATCAACGACAACGGCTCCGGGTCCGCCGCGCTCCTGGAGGCGGCCCTCGCCCTGGCACAGACCGACCCCGCCATGGAGAACCGGGTCCGCTTCGCCTGGTGGACCGACGAGGAGCAGGGTCTCAACGGCTCCGCCTTCTACACCCGGACCCTGCCGGCCGCCGAGCGCGCGAAGATCAAGGCGTACTACAACTTCGACATGGTCGCCTCGACCAACGCCGGGTACTTCGTCAACAACCTCAACTCTGCGGCCTCCGCGCCCATGAAGGCGTACTGGGACTCCCTGGGCCTGGCCCCGCAGGAGAACGTCGAGGGGCAGGGCCGCTCGGACGACTACTCCTTCCAGCAGGCCGGCATCCCCACCTCCGGCTACGCCACGGGCGCCTCGGCCGTGAAGTCCTCCTCCGAAGCCGCCAAGTGGGGCGGCACGGCGGGCCGCGCCTACGACTCCTGCTACCACTCCGCGTGTGACACCACCACCAACATCAACGCCACCGCGCTGAACCGCAGCGCGGACGGGATCGCGTACACGATCTGGAAGACGGCCGTCGGCAAGGAGCCCACGCCGGTGAACGACTTCTCGATCAGCGCCGCTCCCGCGGCCGGCACGGTCGACCCCGGATCCGCCGCCACGGTCACCGTGTCCACCGCCACCCTCAGCGGCGCCGCGCAGACCGTGCGGCTGTCGGCGTCCGGCGCGCCCGCCGGCGTGACGGTGGCCTTCAGCCCGTCCTCGGTCCTCTCCGGCCAGGCCTCGACCGCCACCGTCCAGGTCGCCGCGGGCACGCCCGGCGGCACCTACACCCTCACCGTCCTCGGTGCCGGCGAGGTCAGCCACACCACCACGTACACCCTCACCGTGACCGGGGGCGGCGGCGAGACCAGCTGGCGCCTCGGCGGCACGTACGCCGTCGGGGACGTCGTGACGTACGACGGCGTCCGCTACCGGTGCATCCAGGCGCACACCGCCTACCCGGGCTGGGAACCGCCGAACGTTCCGGCGCTCTGGGGCCGGATCTGA